The sequence TTCAATTCCAGTATTATCAGAAATAACTAAATCAGCTTTTTTGGTCATACATTTTTCAGCATATTTAAGATAGGCTTGTACTGGATGTGACCATTTAGAACGCTGCCATTCCAAACCATCTGGATTAATGTAAAATCGTCCGCCTATGCGCTTAATCTTACGAGCAAAAGGCCCCATAAAAGCACCGATTGTATTTCCTAAAATATAAAAAATAGGGTGTTTGATTTTTTGATCCTTGATCAACTTTAAAGCATAGCGAATAGCCATCATATCATAAGCAATGACTCTGGCAGGCCCCAGCTTAGGAGCCTTAATAGTAAAACAATCAACACCTAAATAGGTAAAATGCTTATGCTGATCAGTCTCACTAAGACAGGCCACATGATAAGTTAACTGCTGCGACTGTTTATGTTTAACCAATTCTTCCACGAAAGTCTCAAAACCACCATATTTTGCTGGTAAGCCACGACTTCCTATGATGAATACATGACGCAAACTCTATTCCCCCATTTTATAATACAATACATTGTATTATAGCATATTTTAAAGAATTTTGCGAAAAGAAAAACAGGTTTAAACCTGCCCTTTGTAGCCTTACAATAGATGTGAGACCTAGCTCCCAAAAAAGAAGAAACCTTGATATGATAAGAGTACCACCCACTCATCAAAAAGGAATCTTCTCATGACTAGTATACCACAACCCCTTCGTTATTTGCCACACACCCTTGATACTCGCTACCATGCTGTCAAAACCTATCGTGGTGGCGCTTCTGTTGCCTTCATCTGCCGACGCTATAAGGTCTCCAAAGCTTCCCTTATGAGGTGGAACAAGCGATTTGACGGAACCAAAGCCTCCCTTCAAGACAAGTCTCACAAACCTCTGACACCCCATCCCAAGGCTCATACAGAACAAGAAATAGCCTGGATTAAAAACTGTATCCGAAGAAACCCCCATGCCACTCTCATCGAAATCTTCTACAAGCTCAAATTAAATAAGGGCTATGACAGGCATCCCTGCTCACTCTTTCGGGTCTTGAGAAAACTAGACTTCTTCAAACCTGCTAAAACAAAACCAAACCCTATATTCCAAAGCCTTACGATACACCAACCAAACTCGGTATCAAGTGGCAGATGGCTGTCAAATATGTGCCAAAAGACTGCTATACTGGGGCAATGCCTGATAAATTCTACCAATACACCATCATTGACGAGGCCAGTCGAGAACGCTTCATCTTCCCTTTCAAGGAACAATCTTCTCATTCCACCATCCAATTTGTCAAAATGGCCATCCGACACTTTGGCTACAAGCCGAAAATCATACAAACGGACAATGGCTTCGAGTTTACCCATTTCAAGGAAAACAAACACGTTCACCCTCTGGATATTCTCTGTCGTGAACTAAGCATTGAACACAAACTCATCCGACCTAGAACTCCCAGACACAACGGTAAGGTTGAACGAAGCCACAGAAACGACAATAGACGATTCTACCAGCACTTACAATTTTATTCTTATGACGACCTCATCAAACAGATGAAACGCTACCTCTACACTTCAAACAGACTACCCATGCAGACTCTGGGCTGGAAATCTCCTATCGACATGCGAAAAAGCCTATCAGGAGCTAGCTCCTGATAGGCTAGCAAAAAGCTAGTTAGGTTTTATCTTTTTTGGTCTCACATCATTGACAAATGTTCAAAAAAACAGGTTTAAACCTGCCTTTCTTTGCTAAAATGCTATTTTTTGACATCTTGCTTATAAAATTCTTGTAAAGCTTCTTGCCAAGTCGGAATAACAAAACCTGTCGCCTTAGCCTTTGTTAAACTCATAGTTGAATTTAACGGCCGTTTGGCTTTAGCAGGGAACTGACTAGAGTCAACAGGTTTCACGACAACATCGGTATCCTTTAAAATTTCAAGTGCAAAATCATACCAAGTCGTATCCTCGGTTGCATCATTTGATAAATGATAATAACCATATTCTTTTTGATTTTCAGCCAGATAAGTCATAAATTCAGCTAAAGTTCGTGTCCAAGTCGGACGACCATGCTGATCATTAACAACCGTTAAACTGTTATGACTTTTAGCAAGATGTTGCATGGTAAAAACAAAATTTTTACCATAATTACCAAATACCCAAGCTGTACGAATGATGTAAAAGTTCTTAACGTATTTTTCAACTGCTTCTTCACCTAAACGCTTTGTCCGACCATACTCAGTTTTGGGATCTGGCTTATCATCCACTTCCCATTCTTGACCAACTGGCTTTTCACCATCAAACACATAATCAGTTGAAATGTAAACCAAAGTTGCATTATATTTCTCACAGGCCTTGGCAATGTTTTCAGTTCCTGTCACATTGATAGCATAATCCAGCTCTTTACCTTCATCTTCTGCAGCATCAACTGCTGTATAGGCTGCGCAATGGTAGACAAGACTCGGTTTAACCTGTAAAAAGACTTCGTCCACTTTTTCAGCTTTTGTAATATCCATCTCTGCAACATCAACAGCCACATAATCTTCATTACGTTCATCAAGTAAATAGCGGAGCTCTGTTCCGAGTTGACCATTGGCACCAGTTATAAGAATCATCTTGATTTCTCCTTTAATTGTAATCTTCTTTATTCTAACAAAAAAAGAGTGGAATATCACCCTTTTTCTTTAACAATATAAATGGGGCGCTTTTTAGTTTCTAAGAAAATCTTAGCGATATAATTGCCGATAATTCCCAAAGCGAGCAGCTGCAATCCGCCGATAAAGAGGATAATAGAAATAGTTGAAGCCCATCCCTGTACGGCATCACCAAAATTAAACGGCGAACAATAATAAAAGCGATACAAAAATAGAAAAGACAGAAGCAATACTCCCTGCCCATGTAGCCAATTTCAATGGGACTTCTGAAAAGTTGATGAATCCATCAATAGAATAGCGCAGTAATTTTAAAAATGACCAAGACGTTTGACCTGCCACACGCTCACGATTTTCATAAGAAATATAAATCACATCATATCCTACCCAAGAAAAAAGCCCTTTGGAAAAACGATTCACTTCTCCGAGTTCTAAGATGCTGTTGACGACCTGCCGAGTCATCAAACGGAAATCACGAGCGCCATCAACCATTTCTGTATCAGAAATTTTATTGATAAGCCAATAAAAACTTTTAGAGAAAAAAGAGCGAATAACAGGTTCTCCCTTACGATTAGCCCGACGAGTCCCTACCATATCATAACCTTCTTTAATTTTAGTATACATGGTTTCTAAAAGCTCTGGTGGATCTTGCAAATCCACATCCATCACTGTAACCAAATCGCCCGTTGATGCTTCCAAACCAGCTAAAAGTGCAGCTTCCTTCCCAAAATTACGTGAAAAAGAAATGTAATGCACATTAGTAAACTTAATACTCAACTGACGTAAAAGCTTCAAGGTGTTGTCCTCGGATCCATCATTAATGAAGCAATAATCAAATACTAAATCATCCCTCATACTTTTCTCAATAGCTTGTATCGCTTTTAAAAAAGGAATAATTGTTTTTCTTCATTGTAACAAGGCACAATAATTGATAATCTTTTTTTCATACTAATAGCAACAAAAGGAAATGTGATCCTCCCTCTTTCTTCTATTACCTGATACCCAGAGCAATACGGGCATAACGACTCATTTTATCCACTGTCCAAGCTGGTGACCAAACAAGTTTTACATCAATATCCAAAACCTCTGGAACATCTTTGAGAGCATCGTGGATTTGATCAGTAAGTAAATCTGCTAATGGGCAGCCCATCGTTGTTAATGTCATATCAATTTCAGTACGGCCCGAATCTTCAAAACGAATATCATAGATAAGACCTAGATTAACGATATCAATACCCAATTCTGGATCAATAACCATTTCCAAAGCTTCAAGGATTCTATCTTTAATCTTAGCAATTTCTTCGGGAGTATAGTTTTTATCTGCCATAGCCCACCTCTCTTAATCTTCAACAAAGTCACGTAATTGCTTGCTGCGACTAGGGTGACGCAGCTTGCGAAGTGCTTTAGCCTCAATTTGACGAATACGTTCACGAGTAACATCAAAGACTTTACCGACATCTTCAAGCGTCCGCATTTTTCCATCATCAAGCCCAAAACGCAGACGAAGGACATTTTCTTCACGATCAGTAAGAGTATCCAAAACTTCATCTAACTGCTCACGCAAGACAACACGAGTTGTATAGTCAACGGGATTTTCGATCACTTCATCTTCAATAAAATCACCTAGATGGCTGTCATCTTCTTCACCAATTGGTGTTTCAAGAGACACTGGTTCTTGAGCAATTTTTAAAATTTCACGCACTTTATCTGGTGTCATATCCATTCGCTCAGCAATTTGCTCCGGTGTTGGATCTTGACCTAGTTCTTGAAGAAGATTGCGCTGCTCACGCACCAGCTTATTGATCGTTTCCACCATATGCACTGGAATACGAATCGTACGTGCTTGGTCTGCAATGGCACGTGTGATCGCTTGACGAATCCACCAAGTTGCATAGGTTGAAAACTTGAAACCTTTGGAATAATCAAATTTATCAACTGCCTTCATCAAACCCATATTACCTTCTTGAATGAGATCAAGAAACTGCATGCCGCGTCCTACGTATCGTTTTGCAATGGAAACAACCAAACGCAAATTAGCTTCTGCCAAGCGTTGCTTTGCTTCAAGATCGCCATTTTCAACAGCAATAGCTAGTTCTTTTTCTTCTTCATTAGTCAAAAGAGGAACAACGCCAATTTCTTTTAAATACATGCGGACAGGATCATTAACCTTGGCAGAGTTACTGCCCAATAATTCTTCAT comes from Streptococcus troglodytae and encodes:
- the rfbD gene encoding dTDP-4-dehydrorhamnose reductase, with the translated sequence MILITGANGQLGTELRYLLDERNEDYVAVDVAEMDITKAEKVDEVFLQVKPSLVYHCAAYTAVDAAEDEGKELDYAINVTGTENIAKACEKYNATLVYISTDYVFDGEKPVGQEWEVDDKPDPKTEYGRTKRLGEEAVEKYVKNFYIIRTAWVFGNYGKNFVFTMQHLAKSHNSLTVVNDQHGRPTWTRTLAEFMTYLAENQKEYGYYHLSNDATEDTTWYDFALEILKDTDVVVKPVDSSQFPAKAKRPLNSTMSLTKAKATGFVIPTWQEALQEFYKQDVKK
- a CDS encoding metal-sulfur cluster assembly factor: MADKNYTPEEIAKIKDRILEALEMVIDPELGIDIVNLGLIYDIRFEDSGRTEIDMTLTTMGCPLADLLTDQIHDALKDVPEVLDIDVKLVWSPAWTVDKMSRYARIALGIR
- the rpoD gene encoding RNA polymerase sigma factor RpoD — encoded protein: MVNNKKKTSSTFNVQVADFIRNHKKEGVAVDDEVTEKLVIPFELEAEQIDDLLERLTDGGISITDREGNPSTKYAVEEIKPEELTDEELLGSNSAKVNDPVRMYLKEIGVVPLLTNEEEKELAIAVENGDLEAKQRLAEANLRLVVSIAKRYVGRGMQFLDLIQEGNMGLMKAVDKFDYSKGFKFSTYATWWIRQAITRAIADQARTIRIPVHMVETINKLVREQRNLLQELGQDPTPEQIAERMDMTPDKVREILKIAQEPVSLETPIGEEDDSHLGDFIEDEVIENPVDYTTRVVLREQLDEVLDTLTDREENVLRLRFGLDDGKMRTLEDVGKVFDVTRERIRQIEAKALRKLRHPSRSKQLRDFVED